A single Hyperolius riggenbachi isolate aHypRig1 chromosome 12, aHypRig1.pri, whole genome shotgun sequence DNA region contains:
- the LOC137541125 gene encoding uncharacterized protein — protein sequence MAVSAGSRLVIPCRFNTRPNKNNVEMEWGMVPDNGGEYRALLNLNDGAVIHRDPRTAVIRRLVRSGSCSLTVSPITTEDSGFYEINLRVDGHVYEPAPIVHVSVSETSGVDVTSISLVPAEMSVSAGSRLVIPCRFPVRPNQNNVEMEWGMVPENGGEYRALLNLNDGAVTHHDPRTAVMRRLVRSGSCSLAVSPITTEDSGFYKIHLRVDGHNYEPAPSVYVRVSETTEASPVTAGPEEVKQKRKLSKVTTPGSRATTPVKRKSTIENFLQELFKLPTDKWKAAQKIYRITAFFLSLVLLIINIGVGIYLYKTAKYYKKDNFVLLEEGLSRKSSSTSSSEGDISPLPPAFPEYTAIRHSPVPRATPEPATASVIPKQSDTTVPSGGSSASSSEASDDTATSTPSVTSATNVLSVSREEDHLASTTSMPSEGPAAPSAAVTPVRVPTGCSAAIIPAGLSGRSYPVVVFLHKLPCREGRRDRCTCTPIQVVYPATSSSPS from the exons ATGGCTGTGAGCGCGGGGTCACGCCTTGTGATCCCATGTCGCTTTAACACCAGACCGAACAAGAATAACGTGGAGATGGAGTGGGGGATGGTGCCTGACAATGGGGGAGAGTACAGAGCTCTTCTTAACCTTAATGACGGCGCAGTGATCCATCGTGACCCGCGTACCGCGGTCATCAGACGCCTGGTGAGATCCGGGAGCTGCTCCCTGACAGTCAGTCCCATCACGACTGAGGACAGCGGCTTCTATGAGATCAACCTCCGCGTCGATGGTCACGTTTATGAACCCGCTCCGATCGTACACGTCAGCGTCTCTGAGACTTCAG GTGTGGATGTCACCTCCATTAGTTTGGTCCCTGCGGAGATGTCTGTGAGCGCGGGGTCGCGCCTTGTGATCCCATGTCGCTTTCCTGTTAGACCGAACCAAAATAACGTGGAGATGGAGTGGGGGATGGTGCCTGAGAATGGGGGAGAGTACAGGGCTCTCCTTAACCTGAATGACGGCGCAGTGACCCATCATGACCCGCGTACCGCGGTGATGAGACGCCTGGTGAGATCCGGGAGCTGCTCCTTGGCAGTCAGTCCCATCACGACTGAGGACAGCGGCTTCTACAAGATCCACCTCCGCGTCGATGGTCACAATTATGAACCCGCTCCATCCGTATATGTCCGGGTCTCTGAGACTACAG AGGCCTCCCCTGTAACAGCTGGACCTGAAGAAGTAAAACAGAAAAGAAAATTGAGCAAGGTGACTACACCAGGTAGCAGGGCAACAACGCCAGTCAAAAGGAAGTCAACAATAGAAAACTTCCTCCAGGAGCTCTTCAAACTGCCTACTGATAAATGGAAGGCGGCACAGAAGATCTACCGGATCACGGCATTTTTCCTTTCACTCGTGTTACTGATAATTAACATAGGAGTGGGAATCTACCTATACAAAACTGCAAAGTACTACAAAAAGGATAACTTTGTGTTACTAGAGGAAGGACTTTCAAGAAAAAGCTCCTCTACATCATCATCAGAGGGTGACATCAGCCCTCTGCCACCTGCCTTTCCGGAGTATACTGCCATCAGGCACTCTCCTGTACCAAGAGCCACCCCAGAACCTGCAACTGCCAGCGTGATCCCCAAACAAAGTGACACGACTGTGCCATCAGGTGGCTCATCAGCTTCTTCATCAGAAGCATCAGATGACACTGCGACATCTACACCCAGTGTCACCTCTGCCACTAATGTGCTATCagtgagcagagaagaagaccacCTGGCAAGCACCACATCTATGCCATCAGAAGGTCCAGCAGCTCCTTCGGCAGCCGTCACGCCTGTAAGGGTCCCTACAGGGTGCTCTGCAGCCATCATACCTGCAGGGCTGTCCGGCAGGAGCTATCCCGTCGTCGTCTTCTTGCATAAGCTGCCATGCAGGGAGGGACGACGCGACAGGTGTACATGTACACCAATCCAGGTGGTCTACCCTGCTACCAGCTCTTCACCGTCCTAG